A section of the Elizabethkingia anophelis R26 genome encodes:
- a CDS encoding MBL fold metallo-hydrolase, translating to MNRRELLKKGSIAGLLSLLPATNLLAEVAKPIVQTAKKSLAGYKKIQLGALELYILSDGFIRDRVDGFAPRADIKELKKLLQDNFRSEEYIDMAMNVPLIKTENRLILMDAGMGIFADENTGFLLESLSKAGFKPEDVTDVFISHAHPDHIGGLIDKFGKLVFPNAGYFISKTEYDFWMQATMKDFGNSALKNKPDFLLQIIGGIRKILTAIKSKVKYYDFNMPIYQYFSFIEAPGHTPGLTLCLIQSQSEKILYMADLIHSDALLFPHPEWGFSGDTDLDLAVESRKKILNYLADNRLQGLGYHLAWPGAGYTQKLQNVFQWFPKAYFTP from the coding sequence ATGAACAGACGCGAACTATTAAAAAAAGGAAGTATTGCAGGACTACTTAGCTTATTGCCTGCAACAAATTTATTAGCCGAAGTTGCAAAACCTATCGTTCAGACAGCCAAAAAATCACTGGCAGGTTACAAGAAAATACAACTGGGAGCATTAGAGCTGTATATTCTTTCCGATGGCTTTATCCGGGACAGGGTAGATGGTTTTGCACCACGAGCTGATATAAAAGAACTAAAGAAGTTATTGCAGGATAATTTCCGTTCGGAAGAATATATTGACATGGCAATGAATGTCCCGTTGATAAAAACAGAAAACAGATTAATTCTAATGGATGCCGGAATGGGAATATTTGCGGATGAAAATACAGGCTTCCTATTGGAGAGTCTTTCCAAAGCAGGCTTTAAACCCGAAGATGTCACCGATGTGTTCATTTCTCATGCACATCCCGATCATATTGGCGGTCTTATAGACAAATTCGGAAAACTGGTTTTTCCAAATGCCGGTTATTTCATTAGTAAAACAGAATATGACTTCTGGATGCAGGCCACCATGAAGGACTTTGGAAATAGTGCTTTGAAAAATAAACCTGATTTTCTTTTGCAGATTATTGGAGGCATAAGAAAAATACTGACAGCCATAAAGTCTAAGGTTAAGTATTACGATTTTAATATGCCGATTTATCAGTATTTCAGCTTTATAGAAGCGCCGGGTCATACACCAGGATTAACGCTTTGTCTGATACAGTCGCAGAGTGAGAAAATACTCTATATGGCAGATTTAATTCATTCGGATGCGTTATTGTTCCCACATCCTGAATGGGGATTTTCCGGAGATACAGATTTGGATCTGGCTGTAGAATCCCGAAAAAAAATACTTAACTATTTAGCAGATAACAGACTGCAGGGGCTAGGTTACCATCTTGCATGGCCGGGAGCAGGTTATACCCAAAAGTTACAAAATGT
- a CDS encoding MFS transporter: protein MLNKQLETKHQFIATILAFAVIPMSGLATDIYLPSMPSMAEDLHLPEARIQLTLTFYLISYGISQFFSGALVDAFGRYKISIMALVLFVVSFWITGHTQNIYVIYLMRIVQGVLSGLVVVSKRAFFVDVYDGEERKHYLSIMTIVWSLGPIIAPFIGGYLQKSFGWQSNFTVLAAYSLIILILELIFSGETIKNKNPFHIGFLWNEFKTMLGTLDFFFGMLMCGVSYALIMFYNLCGPFIIEHKLGYSSVTTGYLSLLMGLAWMSGGFLGKALISKPFLPKLRYSNFIQLLFIVLMFASSFYIENLFTLVVFAFIIHATAGFMFNNYFAYCLGRFPKSAGISGGITGGVVYIITSVVSYGIAAVVKPVQQTGIAEGYFAIGVLGFIILSFIKRKKAHI from the coding sequence ATGCTTAATAAGCAACTGGAAACAAAACACCAATTCATAGCTACCATTCTTGCTTTTGCAGTTATCCCGATGTCGGGATTGGCCACAGATATTTACCTGCCGTCTATGCCTAGTATGGCAGAAGATCTCCATCTGCCAGAAGCCAGGATACAGCTTACTTTAACCTTTTATCTTATCAGTTACGGTATCTCACAGTTCTTTTCAGGAGCTCTTGTAGATGCTTTCGGGCGTTACAAGATCAGTATTATGGCATTGGTACTTTTCGTAGTGTCTTTCTGGATTACCGGACATACCCAAAATATTTATGTTATCTATCTGATGCGGATTGTACAGGGGGTACTATCTGGACTGGTCGTTGTCTCTAAACGTGCATTTTTTGTGGATGTTTACGATGGAGAGGAAAGGAAACATTACCTTAGTATTATGACTATAGTATGGTCATTAGGACCTATTATCGCCCCATTTATAGGCGGTTATTTGCAAAAGAGTTTTGGATGGCAATCTAACTTTACTGTATTAGCGGCATACTCATTAATAATTCTGATCCTGGAGCTTATCTTCTCCGGAGAAACCATTAAAAATAAAAACCCTTTTCATATTGGTTTTTTATGGAATGAGTTTAAGACTATGCTGGGGACGTTAGACTTTTTCTTCGGAATGTTAATGTGTGGTGTAAGCTATGCACTGATTATGTTCTACAATTTATGCGGACCATTCATTATAGAGCATAAGCTAGGCTATTCTTCTGTAACTACGGGTTATCTTTCGCTTCTGATGGGATTGGCGTGGATGAGTGGTGGTTTTCTTGGGAAGGCATTAATCTCAAAACCTTTCCTGCCAAAGCTTAGATATTCTAACTTTATACAACTACTCTTTATAGTACTAATGTTTGCGAGCTCATTCTATATAGAGAATCTCTTTACATTAGTAGTTTTCGCCTTTATCATACATGCTACAGCAGGCTTTATGTTTAACAATTATTTTGCTTACTGTTTGGGACGTTTCCCGAAATCTGCAGGGATCTCTGGAGGGATTACAGGTGGAGTAGTGTATATCATAACTTCTGTAGTTAGTTATGGCATAGCTGCAGTAGTAAAGCCGGTACAACAAACCGGAATTGCCGAAGGTTATTTTGCTATTGGTGTTTTAGGTTTTATTATTCTCTCTTTTATTAAACGTAAAAAAGCACATATCTGA
- a CDS encoding YciI family protein yields the protein MFIISLNYIKAIGEIEAHIDAHNDFLNKYYADRKFLISGRKNPRTGGIIIAQNTTIEEIKEIIKEDPFHQYEVAEYEITEFLPTKFNADLKTILQAL from the coding sequence ATGTTTATTATATCATTAAACTATATTAAGGCTATCGGCGAAATAGAAGCACATATTGATGCTCACAATGATTTTCTGAATAAGTATTACGCAGATAGAAAGTTCCTGATATCAGGAAGAAAGAATCCGAGAACCGGAGGAATTATTATAGCACAAAATACAACAATAGAGGAGATAAAGGAAATAATAAAAGAAGATCCCTTTCATCAGTATGAAGTCGCTGAATATGAAATAACAGAATTTCTGCCTACAAAGTTTAATGCAGATCTTAAAACAATATTACAAGCTTTGTAA
- a CDS encoding aldo/keto reductase, protein MNYKTLGKTGEKLSAIGLGCMGMSFAYGQADEQESIRTLHKALDSGINFWDTADMYANGKNEELISKVLVPNRDKIFIATKFGFRFKNNEAGPSNSANTYFDGSPEWIRQAVDNSLQRLRIDTIDLYYAHRIDPNVPVEETVGAMAELVKAGKVRYLGLSEASAESIRKANAIHPIAALQSEYSLLTRDVEESILPVVRELGISLVPYSPLARGLFNNINEVQQLEDSDFRKSLPRYQEAYLENNKSLAKELNELAASKGITGSQLALAWVLAQGDDIVPIPGTKRVKYLEQNIEAASVTFTETEKNQIEEIIKKYPNTGPRYSEGSMKLVNN, encoded by the coding sequence ATGAATTACAAAACTTTAGGAAAAACAGGAGAAAAGTTATCCGCTATTGGATTAGGTTGTATGGGAATGAGCTTTGCTTATGGGCAGGCTGATGAACAGGAGAGTATCCGAACACTGCATAAAGCACTGGATTCAGGTATTAATTTCTGGGATACAGCCGATATGTATGCTAACGGAAAAAACGAAGAGCTTATTTCAAAGGTTCTGGTACCCAACAGAGATAAAATATTTATCGCAACCAAATTCGGATTCCGTTTTAAGAATAATGAAGCCGGACCAAGCAATAGTGCAAATACTTATTTTGACGGATCACCGGAATGGATTAGACAGGCAGTAGACAACAGCCTTCAAAGATTGAGAATTGATACAATAGATTTGTATTATGCACATCGTATAGATCCTAATGTGCCAGTAGAAGAAACAGTAGGCGCAATGGCTGAACTAGTAAAAGCAGGAAAGGTACGCTACTTAGGTTTATCTGAGGCTTCTGCTGAATCCATTAGGAAAGCCAATGCAATACATCCGATTGCTGCTTTACAATCCGAATACTCACTTCTGACAAGAGATGTAGAAGAAAGTATACTTCCGGTGGTAAGAGAATTAGGAATTAGTCTTGTTCCATATTCACCTTTAGCAAGGGGTTTGTTCAATAATATCAACGAAGTTCAGCAGCTAGAGGATAGCGATTTCAGAAAAAGTTTACCACGTTATCAGGAAGCCTATTTGGAAAATAATAAAAGCCTGGCTAAAGAACTTAATGAATTGGCAGCATCTAAAGGTATTACCGGCAGTCAGTTAGCTTTGGCCTGGGTATTGGCTCAGGGAGACGATATCGTTCCGATTCCGGGGACCAAGCGTGTGAAATATCTGGAGCAGAATATTGAAGCTGCTTCGGTTACATTTACAGAAACAGAAAAGAACCAGATAGAAGAGATTATAAAAAAATACCCGAATACCGGACCACGATATTCTGAAGGTTCCATGAAGCTCGTGAATAACTAA
- a CDS encoding helix-turn-helix domain-containing protein yields the protein MKTSETLQEFYTRTLPGKDVSKLLCCPGVGHVNIFSRESCARVTPYSRRDYYKISLIIGEGKLHYADRWICIDRPALLFSSPLIPYSWEATSEDQSGWFCLFTEHFLRNGNMGNIQDSNFYKIGGEPVFFLNDDQVKSVELLFSRIKEEIDADYVHKYDVIRNYLQLLMHEAMKMSPAQSYERYNNASQRVASLFMDLMERQYPIDGTANPLRLKSAVDYAQNLNIHVNSLNRALKTVTGKTTSELIANRIIQEAKALLNHTDWNINEIAFCLGFDDSAYFTNFFRKQTRLSPVAYRSKVV from the coding sequence ATGAAAACCTCCGAAACTTTACAGGAATTTTATACCAGAACATTGCCCGGAAAAGATGTTTCCAAACTCTTGTGCTGTCCGGGGGTAGGTCATGTCAATATTTTCTCCAGAGAAAGTTGTGCCAGGGTTACACCATACAGCCGCAGAGATTACTATAAAATCTCTTTAATTATAGGTGAGGGAAAATTACACTATGCCGACAGATGGATTTGTATAGACCGTCCTGCATTGCTTTTCTCGAGCCCGTTAATTCCTTATTCATGGGAGGCAACCTCCGAAGATCAGAGCGGATGGTTCTGTCTTTTTACCGAACATTTTCTAAGAAATGGTAATATGGGAAATATACAGGATTCCAACTTTTATAAAATAGGAGGTGAACCTGTATTCTTTTTGAATGACGATCAGGTGAAATCTGTAGAACTTCTTTTTTCCAGAATAAAAGAAGAAATAGATGCCGATTATGTTCACAAATATGATGTTATTCGCAACTATCTGCAGCTTCTGATGCATGAAGCTATGAAAATGAGCCCGGCACAGTCTTATGAACGATATAATAATGCTTCGCAGAGAGTGGCTTCACTCTTTATGGATCTTATGGAAAGGCAATATCCTATTGATGGAACAGCCAACCCTCTGAGACTAAAATCTGCGGTAGATTATGCCCAAAACCTCAATATTCATGTTAACTCTCTTAACAGAGCACTAAAGACGGTTACCGGAAAGACTACCTCCGAACTGATAGCCAACAGAATCATTCAGGAGGCTAAGGCTTTATTGAATCATACCGATTGGAATATCAATGAAATTGCTTTCTGCCTCGGTTTCGATGATTCTGCATATTTCACCAATTTTTTCAGAAAACAAACCCGATTATCACCTGTAGCTTACAGAAGTAAAGTTGTTTGA
- the lysS gene encoding lysine--tRNA ligase: protein MQQLTEQEIIRREKLQQLRQMGIEPYPAAEFEVNTNTQEIKDKYEDGKKVKLAGRLMSVRIMGKASFAELQDSEGRVQIYVSRDDVSSTEEAVEYNTVFKKLLDIGDFIGIEGYLFKTQVGEISVHVTKFTLLSKTLRPLPVVKTDEDGKVHDAFVDPELRYRMRYVDLAVNPHVKDIFIKRTKLFNAMRGFFNDKGYFEVETPVLQSIPGGAAARPFITHHNALDIPLYLRIANELYLKRLIVGGFDGVYEFSKNFRNEGMDRTHNPEFTAMEIYVAYKDYNWMMDFTEKLLEHCAIAVNGTSKATFGEHEIDFKAPYPRVSMTEAIQKYTGYDITGKTEEELRAFAKSIGLEVDETMGKGKLIDEIFGEKCEGNFIQPTFITDYPVEMSPLTKKHRSQEGLTERFELMVCGKEIANAYSELNDPIDQRERFEEQLRLSEKGDDEAGQFIDEDFLRALEYGMPPTSGLGIGMDRLIMFLTNNPSIQEVLFFPQMRPEKTEPKLELNDDEKAIIEIVSANEEATALAEVKDKSQLSGKKWDKAIKNLTKNNLVKVEKVEEVLLIKMV, encoded by the coding sequence ATGCAACAACTTACAGAGCAAGAAATCATCCGCAGAGAAAAACTGCAACAGCTGAGACAGATGGGGATCGAGCCTTATCCGGCAGCGGAATTTGAAGTAAATACAAATACGCAGGAGATAAAGGACAAGTACGAGGATGGTAAGAAGGTGAAGTTGGCAGGACGCTTGATGAGTGTTCGTATTATGGGGAAAGCTTCATTCGCAGAGCTTCAGGATAGCGAAGGGCGTGTACAGATTTATGTATCACGTGATGATGTTTCCAGTACAGAAGAAGCAGTGGAGTATAACACCGTTTTCAAAAAACTTTTAGATATTGGTGATTTTATCGGAATCGAAGGTTATCTGTTCAAAACACAGGTAGGAGAGATCTCCGTACATGTAACCAAATTTACCCTTTTATCAAAAACATTACGTCCGCTACCAGTTGTAAAAACTGATGAAGACGGAAAAGTTCACGATGCATTTGTAGATCCGGAATTACGTTACCGTATGCGTTATGTAGATTTAGCCGTGAATCCGCATGTTAAGGATATTTTCATTAAGAGAACTAAATTATTCAATGCTATGCGTGGATTCTTCAACGACAAAGGATACTTTGAGGTTGAAACTCCGGTATTACAGTCTATCCCTGGTGGAGCAGCTGCAAGACCATTTATTACGCATCATAATGCATTGGATATTCCTTTATACCTTCGTATTGCAAACGAATTATACCTAAAGAGACTAATCGTTGGAGGTTTTGATGGTGTTTATGAGTTTTCTAAAAACTTCCGTAATGAAGGAATGGACAGAACTCACAATCCGGAATTTACCGCTATGGAAATTTATGTAGCTTATAAAGACTACAACTGGATGATGGATTTCACTGAGAAATTACTAGAGCACTGTGCTATTGCAGTAAACGGAACTTCTAAAGCAACGTTTGGTGAACATGAAATCGACTTCAAAGCACCATATCCAAGAGTATCTATGACTGAAGCTATTCAGAAATATACAGGATACGATATTACCGGAAAAACTGAAGAAGAGCTTCGCGCTTTTGCTAAGTCTATCGGTTTAGAAGTTGACGAAACAATGGGGAAAGGAAAACTTATCGATGAAATCTTCGGTGAGAAATGTGAAGGTAACTTTATTCAGCCAACTTTCATTACAGACTATCCTGTAGAGATGTCTCCGCTGACTAAAAAACACAGAAGTCAGGAAGGCTTAACCGAGCGTTTCGAACTTATGGTTTGCGGTAAGGAGATTGCTAATGCTTATTCAGAGCTTAACGATCCAATCGACCAGAGAGAGCGTTTTGAAGAGCAACTTAGACTTTCTGAGAAAGGTGATGATGAAGCAGGTCAGTTTATCGACGAAGACTTCCTTAGAGCTTTAGAATATGGTATGCCGCCAACTTCAGGTTTAGGAATTGGTATGGACAGATTAATCATGTTCCTTACTAATAATCCGTCTATTCAGGAGGTATTATTCTTCCCGCAAATGCGTCCGGAGAAAACAGAGCCCAAATTGGAACTTAATGACGATGAAAAAGCGATTATCGAAATCGTAAGCGCAAATGAAGAAGCAACTGCATTAGCTGAAGTTAAAGATAAAAGCCAGTTATCCGGTAAGAAATGGGATAAAGCTATTAAAAACCTTACGAAAAACAACTTAGTGAAAGTTGAAAAAGTAGAAGAGGTTCTATTGATTAAAATGGTCTAA
- a CDS encoding heme-degrading domain-containing protein: MTDHNNDNEILRRIELDSFSNRIGFDMGVKIIDLAKSRNQHIAVEVCRLNYTIFLYVDDTLPVDKHNWLRRKANIARQFEESSLSVKNDLKEGNMNLEKTFGLDEKDFLAKGGAIPIFVKNGGMIAVVTVSGLHDEEDHNIIIEALKGSYL; the protein is encoded by the coding sequence ATGACAGATCATAACAACGATAACGAAATTCTAAGAAGAATAGAGCTAGACAGCTTTTCCAACCGGATTGGTTTTGATATGGGTGTGAAAATTATTGATTTGGCTAAAAGCCGCAATCAACATATAGCTGTAGAGGTTTGCAGACTAAACTACACTATATTTCTGTATGTAGATGATACGCTTCCGGTGGACAAGCATAACTGGTTAAGAAGAAAAGCAAATATTGCCAGGCAATTTGAAGAAAGTTCACTTAGTGTAAAAAATGATCTGAAAGAAGGTAATATGAATTTAGAAAAGACTTTTGGGCTGGATGAAAAAGATTTCCTGGCAAAAGGAGGAGCAATACCAATTTTTGTAAAGAACGGAGGTATGATTGCCGTTGTAACAGTATCGGGACTTCATGATGAAGAGGATCATAATATCATTATAGAAGCTCTAAAGGGAAGTTATCTATAG
- a CDS encoding c-type cytochrome, which yields MKKQVFLIALLAFAAFSCSKKETPVEKESNTMLEEPKVTVEEQDVKVSVPSPESGLEFINASDCRTCHADDTKLIGPAYKDVAAKYENTEPNRKMLAEKIIKGGQGVWGEIPMAPHADLTQAQAEAMAMYVLSLKK from the coding sequence ATGAAAAAACAAGTCTTTCTTATTGCATTATTAGCTTTTGCAGCTTTTTCATGTTCGAAAAAAGAAACTCCTGTAGAAAAGGAAAGCAATACTATGTTGGAAGAACCTAAAGTAACTGTTGAAGAACAAGACGTAAAAGTAAGTGTTCCTAGTCCGGAGAGTGGATTAGAGTTTATTAATGCTTCCGACTGTCGTACTTGTCATGCTGATGATACTAAACTGATAGGTCCGGCTTATAAAGATGTTGCGGCAAAGTATGAGAATACAGAACCAAACAGAAAGATGCTTGCAGAAAAAATAATAAAAGGAGGACAAGGTGTTTGGGGAGAAATTCCGATGGCGCCACACGCAGATCTTACACAAGCTCAGGCAGAAGCTATGGCTATGTATGTTCTTAGTCTTAAGAAATAA
- a CDS encoding M1 family metallopeptidase encodes MRKIFFSIALLGMLGPATAQELYMPRNIKKAYANGTRDLSGAPGKNYWQNKGIYDIQIKVNADTKIVSGSETILYDNNSPDQLDILAIRFVNNMHKPQSPRSGFVSKDFLSSGLKIKSFSVNGESYKIDSDDWSTVEAVELNKPLASKAKAEIKIEWEYPLSVQSGREGQIDPNTFYVAYSYPRVSVYDDYNGWDFIQHSDRQEFYNDFNDYSFAISAPKNYVVWSTGDFLNPEEVLQPEYLKRFKESLKSDKIIHVANEAEMKSGKVTKQNDWNVWKFKANHISDFCFALSNHYVWDASSVQLKTKRVSVQAGYKAGAKDFEQYTGWMRYNIDWFSKNWPGVEYPYPVMTAIQGYADMEYPMMINDSTVPDNFQDARLTADHEIAHTYFPFYMGINETRYAYMDEGWATTLEYLIGIDENGKEAADTFYKNFRTKKWITSPATEQDQPLITMSTQVSGAGYGNNSYVKSSLSYLALKEYLGDALFKKALHYYMDNWNGKHPIPWDYFYSMNTGSGKDLTWFWNNWFYSNNYIDLKISDAAQQNNKLNIKVDNVGGFAVPFDAVVTYTDGTKENKRFTPVVWEKDQKKTTLEFPVQKQVKSVNLDGGIFMDYTPQDNLKVF; translated from the coding sequence ATGAGAAAAATATTTTTCAGCATAGCTTTGCTGGGAATGTTGGGGCCGGCTACAGCTCAGGAGTTGTACATGCCAAGAAACATTAAGAAAGCTTATGCTAATGGTACCCGTGACTTGTCGGGAGCGCCCGGTAAAAATTACTGGCAGAATAAAGGAATTTATGATATTCAGATAAAAGTAAATGCAGATACCAAAATTGTTTCGGGTAGCGAAACTATTTTGTATGACAACAACAGCCCGGATCAGCTTGATATTTTGGCAATTCGCTTTGTCAATAACATGCACAAGCCACAGTCGCCACGTTCAGGATTTGTATCGAAAGATTTCCTGAGTTCGGGGCTGAAAATAAAATCATTCAGTGTAAATGGTGAAAGTTATAAAATTGATAGTGATGACTGGAGTACTGTAGAAGCTGTAGAGCTGAATAAACCACTAGCATCTAAAGCCAAAGCTGAAATAAAAATAGAGTGGGAGTATCCGCTTTCTGTACAGAGTGGAAGAGAAGGCCAAATAGATCCGAATACATTTTATGTGGCCTACTCATACCCAAGGGTGTCTGTTTATGATGACTACAACGGTTGGGATTTTATTCAGCATTCCGACAGGCAAGAGTTTTACAATGATTTTAATGATTATAGTTTTGCTATTTCAGCACCTAAAAACTATGTTGTATGGTCCACAGGAGATTTTCTAAACCCTGAAGAAGTATTGCAGCCAGAGTATTTAAAGCGCTTTAAAGAATCTCTGAAAAGTGATAAAATAATACATGTTGCTAATGAAGCGGAGATGAAATCGGGTAAAGTAACCAAGCAGAACGATTGGAATGTATGGAAGTTTAAAGCAAACCACATCTCCGATTTCTGTTTTGCACTAAGCAATCATTATGTATGGGATGCTTCCAGTGTACAACTAAAAACAAAAAGAGTAAGTGTACAGGCTGGCTACAAAGCCGGGGCGAAAGATTTCGAACAATATACAGGATGGATGCGTTACAATATCGACTGGTTTTCCAAAAACTGGCCGGGTGTAGAGTATCCGTATCCGGTAATGACGGCTATTCAGGGATATGCAGATATGGAATACCCGATGATGATTAATGACAGTACAGTTCCGGATAACTTTCAGGATGCCCGTCTGACAGCTGATCATGAAATTGCACATACCTATTTCCCTTTCTATATGGGGATTAATGAAACCCGCTATGCGTATATGGATGAAGGGTGGGCTACAACACTGGAATACCTTATCGGAATTGATGAGAACGGAAAAGAAGCTGCAGATACTTTTTATAAGAACTTCAGAACAAAAAAATGGATCACCAGCCCTGCAACAGAACAAGATCAGCCATTAATAACGATGAGTACTCAGGTGTCGGGAGCAGGATATGGAAATAACTCTTATGTAAAATCCTCTTTATCTTATCTGGCACTGAAAGAATATCTTGGTGATGCTTTATTCAAAAAAGCACTCCATTACTATATGGATAACTGGAATGGTAAGCATCCTATTCCTTGGGATTATTTTTATTCTATGAATACAGGTTCCGGCAAAGATCTTACCTGGTTCTGGAACAACTGGTTCTATAGTAATAATTACATAGATTTGAAGATATCGGATGCTGCACAACAAAATAACAAGTTGAATATTAAGGTAGACAATGTAGGTGGTTTTGCAGTACCATTCGATGCTGTAGTAACCTATACAGACGGAACCAAAGAAAATAAGCGTTTCACACCTGTAGTATGGGAGAAAGATCAAAAGAAAACTACTTTAGAATTTCCGGTACAAAAACAGGTGAAATCTGTGAATCTGGATGGTGGTATCTTTATGGATTATACACCACAGGATAACCTGAAAGTATTTTAA
- a CDS encoding helix-turn-helix domain-containing protein, whose amino-acid sequence MPDQDKNIKRSKEILTSYFAFLDQHIDNVVQGRVPEFMELNQIARELAVSHQHLSDTIQQETGHHPCHFYDEKIIHQAKKLLKETEVPIAQVAMQLTYDPSNFSKFFKKWTGQTPGNFRKSISDQ is encoded by the coding sequence ATGCCCGATCAGGATAAAAATATAAAAAGAAGTAAAGAAATCCTTACCAGCTATTTTGCATTTCTGGATCAACATATAGACAATGTTGTCCAAGGGAGAGTACCTGAATTTATGGAACTTAATCAGATTGCCCGCGAATTGGCTGTTTCGCATCAGCATCTGTCAGATACTATCCAGCAGGAGACCGGACATCATCCGTGTCATTTCTACGATGAAAAGATTATACATCAGGCAAAGAAACTTTTAAAAGAAACAGAAGTTCCGATTGCTCAGGTTGCAATGCAGCTTACATACGATCCATCCAATTTTTCCAAATTCTTCAAAAAATGGACTGGGCAAACACCCGGAAATTTCCGAAAGAGTATATCAGATCAATAG
- a CDS encoding AAA family ATPase — protein sequence MSTTGILIDEKEKVNWEDVFLDEENRKELNQLMKEFTYIDELKKYNLPVNNKVLLHGYSGCGKTTTAKAIATSLKKPLYILDLSNFISSRIGDTAKNIRLIFDKVNRENAVLFLDEFDHIGKMRGNDDKDVGEMRRLVNSIIQMVDNFSEKALLIAATNHIDILDVALIRRFQLRISFTMPSEEELDRYYDFLLSKFPEELQVVSRRYGISFAEARDYIFTEIKSNLIFELERKNKPALS from the coding sequence ATGAGTACTACGGGGATTCTGATCGATGAAAAAGAAAAGGTTAATTGGGAAGATGTTTTTCTGGATGAAGAAAACAGGAAAGAGCTTAATCAGCTGATGAAAGAGTTTACCTACATCGACGAACTGAAAAAATACAATCTTCCTGTAAACAATAAAGTTCTTTTACACGGTTATTCAGGGTGTGGTAAGACTACTACTGCAAAAGCTATTGCCACATCACTGAAGAAGCCTTTGTATATACTGGATCTCAGTAATTTTATTTCATCCAGAATAGGAGATACTGCTAAAAATATAAGACTGATTTTTGATAAGGTAAATAGAGAAAATGCAGTGTTGTTTCTGGATGAATTCGATCACATCGGAAAAATGCGGGGCAATGACGATAAAGACGTTGGAGAGATGCGCCGTTTGGTAAACAGTATTATCCAGATGGTGGATAATTTTTCCGAGAAAGCGCTCTTAATTGCGGCAACCAATCATATCGATATTCTGGATGTTGCACTCATCAGACGCTTCCAGCTTAGAATAAGTTTTACAATGCCTTCCGAAGAAGAATTGGACAGGTATTACGATTTTCTGCTGTCTAAATTCCCTGAAGAGTTGCAGGTTGTATCCAGACGATACGGGATCTCCTTCGCTGAAGCGCGTGATTATATTTTTACAGAGATTAAATCCAATCTAATCTTTGAACTGGAGCGTAAAAATAAGCCAGCTTTAAGTTAA